GTGATAATCCTTGGAAAGGTCTTTGAGATACGCGATATCGACAAGCACACCACGCTCTTCGGCGCGTTTTATAATCGGAATGAGGGGAAGCTCGATTTCGTGATAAAGCTTTTCAAGTCCTCGCGTTTTTAGTTCCTTGAGAAGTTCCCCGAGTGATTCCTGTATGGTATCTTTTCCGCCTGCCTGCACTGGTGTCGCAGGCGCGGTAGGCAGGCTCCACTGCAAAATGTCTTCTCTCTTGGGATTGGTGATATCTGAATTGATGAGCCAGAGCGCAATTTGCGCTTTTTTAAAATCTTCTTCGGAGATCGGCTCTTGGTCGAGAGAAAGTTTCATGTTTCCCGTTTTAGTCGTTGTTTCACTGGTTGCTTGTGTGGATTCTTTTTTTGCTTCCGTGGGATTCAAAATATCCTTCACGCGGTCTCGCAAGCTTCTGAAATCAAGGTCGGTAAAAAGAGTCTCGAGTTTTTTTGGTTCAAACGACGCGCGCCATTCCTCTTTCGGGATGGAAAATTCGATGGGCGCATCACGGCGAATCGTCGCAAGTGTTTTTGAAAAGATTGCTTCTTCCTCGCCTTCTTCCAAAAGTTTTATAATACGATCTTTGATTCCCACGTCCTTCAGTGCTGTGGGATTTTTCTTGAGTTTTTTATACATATCCTCAATGGTATGGAAATTGGTGATGAGTATTGTTGCGGTTTTTTCGCCAATCCCTTTTATACCAATAATATTGTCCGATGGATCACCACGAAGCCCTTTCCAGTCGGGAAGAAATTTCGGTTCAAATCCAAAACGCTTCATTACTTCGTCTTCGTCATACGTAATGGTGTCATTGATCCCTTTTTTAAGCGTATATACAACGACCCGTTTGTCGTCAACAAGCTGGAGTGTGTCCATATCGCCTGACGCGATAATAATTTTTACATTGTTGTTGTTTTTGAGTTTTTCGACAATGGTTCCTAAAATATCATCGGCCTCAAATCCTGCTTTTTCGTAGATGGGAATCCCAAACGCAGTAAAAACATCTTGGGAGCGCTTGATTTGATGCACAAGTTCGTCGTCTGTTTTAGGACGACCTACTTTATACGCATCATATGCTTCATGGCGAAATGTTGGCTCAGGTCGGTCATAACAAGCAATGACGTAGTCAGGAGTGAGTTCGCGGATGATCTTCATAAGCATCGTGGAGAGTCCATAGAGTGCGCCAGTGGGTTCGCCCTTGCGTGAAGAAAAACCCGGGAGCGCGTGGTACGCCCGATGGAGGATCGCGTGTGCATCCAAAAGAACTATTGTCTTTTTTTCCTTGTCTGATTTTTGCTTCATGGTTTTATTAAAACTGTATTGTGGTACTTATCTTAATTCAAAGTTTAAAAATCAAAATGTAAAACTACAGTGCAAAATGTAAAAATGAAAATTTTTTGAACTTTTACCTGCCATTTTGATTTTTAATATTTTAACTTTTATTTTACTCTAATTTCCCTCGTATGTTCACTTACGAACCGAAATTCTATTCTCATTGCATCTTTTGGCAATGCCCCCTTTACGCATTCCGGCCACTCAATCAATATCAATATTTTGGAGTCTTCTATGACCTCATCCCAATTAAGTGCGTTTAATTCTTTTTTGTCTTCCAATCGATACGCATCAATGTGAACAAGTTTTGAAAATTCTTTGCCTGGCGGAAGTGTGTAGATTTTCTCAAGAACAAAAGTTGGGCTCGTGACGGTGTTTTTGACCCCGAGTGCTTGCGCCACTCCTTTTACAAACGCCGTTTTTCCCGACCCAAGCTCGCCAGAAAGACCAACAACAGTGGCGCCTAGTTGTTTTTTTTGTTTCGATATCTCGCGAATAAATTGCGCAGCAAATTTCTCCGTGTCTTTGATGTCCTTCG
The sequence above is drawn from the bacterium genome and encodes:
- a CDS encoding DNA polymerase, with the translated sequence MKQKSDKEKKTIVLLDAHAILHRAYHALPGFSSRKGEPTGALYGLSTMLMKIIRELTPDYVIACYDRPEPTFRHEAYDAYKVGRPKTDDELVHQIKRSQDVFTAFGIPIYEKAGFEADDILGTIVEKLKNNNNVKIIIASGDMDTLQLVDDKRVVVYTLKKGINDTITYDEDEVMKRFGFEPKFLPDWKGLRGDPSDNIIGIKGIGEKTATILITNFHTIEDMYKKLKKNPTALKDVGIKDRIIKLLEEGEEEAIFSKTLATIRRDAPIEFSIPKEEWRASFEPKKLETLFTDLDFRSLRDRVKDILNPTEAKKESTQATSETTTKTGNMKLSLDQEPISEEDFKKAQIALWLINSDITNPKREDILQWSLPTAPATPVQAGGKDTIQESLGELLKELKTRGLEKLYHEIELPLIPIIKRAEERGVLVDIAYLKDLSKDYHKKLSVLEEKIWESAGEKFNINSPKQLGVVLFDNMKLSVKGLKKTAGGARSTRESELEKLQGVHPVIDHILAYRELQKLLSTYIDNIPEMAGKDGRLHANLNQTGTTTGRMSSSNPNLQNIPTSEGFGKAIRNAFIAAKGHKLIAGDYSQIEMRVLAELSEDKHLRKFFQEGKDVHAGVAAFVFGVKENEVTKDMRRKAKVINFGIIYGMGVNALRGNLGGTREEAQEFYNNYFKKFPSIAAYFENTKNAARKKGYTETFFGRRRYFESIKSSLPFIRASAERMAQNAPIQGTAADLIRIAMKKVDDALEKEGLLKKAHIILQVHDELIYEVEEDTIPAVAKIIKHGMESVAKLSIPLEVNISVGDSWGGLKEQNV
- the tsaE gene encoding tRNA (adenosine(37)-N6)-threonylcarbamoyltransferase complex ATPase subunit type 1 TsaE, with translation MAVFTSKDIKDTEKFAAQFIREISKQKKQLGATVVGLSGELGSGKTAFVKGVAQALGVKNTVTSPTFVLEKIYTLPPGKEFSKLVHIDAYRLEDKKELNALNWDEVIEDSKILILIEWPECVKGALPKDAMRIEFRFVSEHTREIRVK